In Brassica napus cultivar Da-Ae chromosome C2, Da-Ae, whole genome shotgun sequence, the sequence GATAACCTTATGTTCTCGAAGCTGATGATTTGGGTCGTGACATTCGTAGGAACGATCTGACTTGGTGTCTCTGTGTTATGCCCATCTTGTGAGTCGAAAAGGTTTAGATTATATTGTTAAAATAGATGGAAGAAATAGAGTTCTATAGGTTACTCAAAGATGGGTATTTTCAAGAGCACTGAACTGTTACACTTCGAGTTACTGAGGAAACATGTGAAACTTGATCTTGTGATTGTAGGAATTGTCTTCGCCTTGAGTGAAGCTACGTTCGATGGTACTGCATTATTCATGAGTTGGAAAAAGATTGGGTTTCTTGATATGAccaatgtctttttttttcttcgataAACCCTATCAACTATCTGGTAGGACCTAGGAAAAACAATTTAGTGTTATTGTGTGGATTCATCAAAAATAACTATCACATGGTCTAACCTGAGTTTGAATACCTTCCGACTAATGTCAAGAATAGTCAAAACGTCTATTACTAGCCTACCATATAAACCATTTGGGCCGAATCTAGGCCCAAACTGGTAAACATCAACAACTTAGTTCCCACCGGAAATAGAAATCAAGACACTAAATATGTTTGTAATTGAACTTTCGATTTGCTTTAGAACATTTTTTTAGAACATAGGTTGCTGAAAGAAACAATTGGTTAagacttggtgaagatatcatcCAATTACTTATCAGAGTGGAATAAAATTTTCAAGGcaaagcattatttatggaaatttatattaaaagtgATTCAATCTATTATGTAGAGCAGGCGTAGTAGATAACTAGATGGCATAGGTGTTATCACAATAGAGCTTTGGGCTTGAGTGTAGAGGAAGACCAGTGTCCCGCATAAGTGAACCTATCCAACATAGCTCAACTGCAATATGAGATAGTGTGATAAGTACTCTGCTTCTGTACAGAACCGTGACGCTGTTGGGTGCTTTCTAGCATAccaaaatatatgattaataagCCCAAGAATGTAAAAGGTCACCAGTTGATTTTTCTTGTTCTCCACATCCTGTCTAGCCACTAACTCCCTATCACTGTAAGCTCAGTGTGATTATGTCTTAGATGAGACTGTCAGATCCATATAAGTATCTCTCAATATCCACTTCAGAACTGTGAAATCTGCAAAATAGGAACATGAATATTTTGACACATACGATTATTTGTTTAGTTGAATGCGTTAGAATCAAACACTGAAATTTTCCCACCACACTagcttaatttaaaaaaatggacctaCAGAGAAAAGAACAAATGGGACCATTTTAATATATGGTTAGTGCCCGAAATCATTTTTTATCTATCTATTAACTTTGGAGTAGTgaataaattttattggtttcaTTTCTCTCTAACAAACTCTACACAGACTCACAGAGTCATAGAGGTATCAAGTTTTtttgcaaaaataaaaacagaaagaGGCAAAATAATGAAGACAGTTGCAAAGCTGCTTATTAAATCTCTACTACAGCATTTCATTCTATATTTGGTTTACATGTTTTGTACATGATGGTATAAAGGCATAAGACTCGTGTTCtgtcttttctctcttcttccccacAGACGCAGAAACCTCAGGGTGAGAGCGCTCAGGACGGTGCCAGTCTTCCAATGGAAACCGAGCAAAGCGTTGATTCTGATCTCTAAGGACACAATCTTAGAGCTCTCTAAAATGGAAGAAGACAAAGGTTTGTTGTAGAGTGTTTTGTCAGGAAACCAATTGGGAGCAAGGCATTCTTATGGGAGAGAATACAACGGTTAGTCTCGCGTGATCTGAGAGAGAGTAATTTTCTGGCCACACTCCTTTCTCCACTTCAGGAGGAAACAATACTGCGTTCTTGACGCTGAAACCAACTGTTTGTTCTTGGTTGCCTTTTGCTTCTCCGTCCTCTGCATCTCTCTGTTCAGACCACGTTTGATTCCAAATTCTTTGCTGTAATGAGTTATATAAACAAATGAGTAAGGGTTATAGCTGCTATTGGCATTATCAAATCTCTATGTTCTTAGTCTAGCTGTTCACCAGTGATCACATTCAGCTATTGTAACTCAAAACTTACGATCTGGAACTATAGCTTATGAGTGATCTATTATGAACAGGTTTTAAAGAGAGTAGTCTCATTACCTGAAACTCCTTGTAATCTACAATACCGTTTCCATCAATGTCAGCTTGAATCCACAGATCTTTAATCTCTTTCTTCGTAAGTCCATTGCAATGACCCGTTAGGTTGAGCTGTATAGTGGAGGAAAAGCAAATTAAGAAAGAGAAAACTCTGTGAACATCCTGGTGGATAAAATTAAATTGCGTTACAGATTCAATGTACCTGTCGAAGAGTCTCGCAGAAGCCCAAGAATGTAATGTAGTCACCAGCATTGTCGGTTTTCAGAAAGGCAAAAGCATCTTCAGCTGTTAGTGAAGCTCTTCTCAGTAGATACTGCAAAAACGAGATGTTACATGGATAATCTAGTAAACAACTCTGTTTCAGGAAATCATTTAGACAAGACTAGCGAAGCAAAAGACTTTCTTCTTCGTCAATACTCTCTGACACAATGATAGAAACATTTCAGGATCAACGATTAACTAccattttggataaaaaaaagTCAGAGCATTTGGACAGTAAAATGAACAAAGAGGTGAAATATTGTGATGAGAGAAAGTTAAGGAGTGTCTCACTCTGAACATGCCAAACACTGCCTCACTCCAACTTGTTTTGAGAAGCTTTCTATAGCGATTTGGATTGAGAAGCCATATGAAATCTACAGCGCATATGTTACCCCGGTGATTCCTATGGCTTACCCACTGTAAAAGCCAAAAAAAAGACGACAAGAGAGTTTAAAAAACCTTGATCACCAATTCACAACATCACCAAAAATCTACAGCAAACCCAAAAGTATTCTCCAAATGAAGAAAGACAGTGACCTTTTGAGATTCTGAATCTGTGTACCGATGAGCAGTGTCGTAAGACGACACAAACCCCTGTGACCTGAGAAACTTGTACACGTGTCCTCGCTTGCTTCCGTTCCAATCTCTGCCCACAAATAGACACAATCTTCAGTACTCCTCTTCAGatgaaaatgtaaataaaaaatgcagACTTGGTAGTAGTTACCCGCAAAGTATAATAGGCATTGGACTGAGATTAACTTCTTGCTGATAAGATTCAACGTACTGAAGAATCTTATAAAcctttcaaaaacaaaatcttgaTCAGAAGAAAGATGCAAATCATCAACAACAAAGAATCAAGACTGAAAGTATTATAATACCTGCTGCAATCTTACAATAGAGAGTGTGGAATCATGAGGAAAGAGCAGATGAGTGTTGACGATCAAAACTTGCTGATGCGCATCGTACTGAGAGTAAGGAGGAACTAGCTCCACATGTAGCAACTGCGCGACTCGGTCACCACAATCATTGAAAAGCAAATCTCTAGAGCGGACAACTCTGAAGTAGTCCTTATGAACAGCCGTAAGCAAACctaacaaacaaaatatattagccatataaaatattatttatcacaaattaattttaagttggaagcatataataaataaaccaaacccgaatctaacaaaATAGGTTTACCGTCACCACGGTTGTTGGTACGGCCAAGTTTGTAACAGAGGTAACCAGCGTCTCCGAGTCTCTTCTCGTACAAGCGAACAAGCTCTTCGTTGCCTACCCAAAACTCCTGAAAATCACAATCATCGACATTAGAAGACATGATCGAAAACCAAAAGGGAGGAGGAGATTGGTGGTGGAAGGGAGAAGGAACCTGGAGACATATGATTGAAGATCTCTCGTAGAGTAACCAATCGAGGATTCGGTGATTCCTTCCCATCCAATACGCTCGATTATCGCTTTCGCGGATGCTTTGGTCCTTTCGGGAGAGGCGTTTGTAGATGGGAGCGAGGATGTTGAAGGTAGTGCAGGAGATGCAATCTCTTGTGGATGATGATATTGCGTAGCTTCCTATCTTCGATATTCTCCCCTTCATTTTTCTCTGAAGATGACGAATCTCGAAATCGTCGCAACTTCCCTCTGATTCTCTTAATTATAGATTTAAACCAATAATTAAAGTAAAATCTCCCCCAAAATTAGAAACTTTAACGAacctattttagttttatttttcttgctcTGTTAAAACCTTTAGTTTTCTTCCTCATGAGCGTATAATTTATGGTTCGTGTGCATGTGTGTATTTATAGTGGCGGAGCACTCTGATGTGTGGCCGAATTGTAATCTAATGACGttggaaattaaatatttttatttcctgAATTTGCTCGTTGGTCAGATtaaagaataatattttttttctgagtcagtctttttatttttcatgatgAATATTATGCTTTCCATCGAGGGCATAATCAATGGGCGCCGCCCATAATTTATTCCTTTCGGCCCTCCATTAAATTGAGAtacgatttgtttttgtttatttgttattaatagTAAAGTctgcacttttattttattcttatcttAATGAAGAACAATGCATGGACAATTACACATAATGATAGGTTGTAGCAGTTCTTGTCGAAATCTTTGGTTTAAGGATTTTTAAATTGATGACGGTTTTGTTCCGGTTTATACTCTTTATACAGCAGTTGaagtattgttttataaaaataagtttCCTCGTTGTAGGATAAGAGAAGTTGACAACAACCAAAAGTTTGGTGGCGGATTAATTGACAATGACTACGTTTTAATTTTCTTGTCTCGTATTGATTTTTTGTTAATGAGAAATACCGTaatattaattacttttttgAGCGTCAAATTAATTACTTATTGATGAGCGGGGTATCTTGAAGAACTTTGATAGTTAACATTttacccccaaaaaaaaaaaaactttgacaGTGAATTGTTTGTCTATATGCCTTACAGTTATTTGTGCGAGAAAATATGTTGAATGGTTTTTTAATTTCTGAGTGGTAACATTGATAGATGATTAATAATCCATGTTCTATGGACATTTGTTTCCTaaactgtgtttttttttctaataagcATGGAAATAGTTGTGTTCGTTTGCCACAAAACGCAATGAATTTAGGAGCACTATAGTAAACagtatttttgttattttttgtacTCTTATGTATGAAGTAACGCGAAGTTGGTGGTCGAGTGGTGTGAGGCGACTCGCAATGGTTCTAAGGGCCGCGAGTTCGAACCTTTCCCTCAGATATACCCCTACGCCGGGTCACCCGGGCCCACCCTGCTACTTTCTGTGGTGGAAATAACGTGGCTGCTGCGGGTCTCGAGGGACGTCTGGGTCCCGGCCTGGAACATtcgatatcaaaaaaaaaaaaaagatatgtatGAAGTAAATATTACATTAGATATGTTCTTGGCATAAGTATATAATAGATACTCTGATTCTTTAAGTCTTATCAAATGACATTTAAACAATTCTTATTGTCAAATGATATTTGATAAGAATTGTTTACGAATTGTTTACTGTATTATATGAAGTAAATATTTCCTCTGATTCTCAAAACTTAGTTTTCTAATATAGTTTAGTGTATTTATAATATGCTTAGCTAACAAACATGAATATAAAATTTCTTAGACATACTTATAGATAAACATAGCTTTTCAAGTACAGATCTGACtcaaaaactacaaaaaaaattccaatttaTGCGATAAACAAGTTTTGatcttaagaaaattaaaaaaaaaaaaagattccaaACCTTCATCCTACATGTGCCACAACCTAAACTGAGCTAATAGGCTTTTGCTGGTTTCAGCATATTTTAGGTTTAGTGggcaattataattttttacgaATGGGCAAATATCAAATTATTGGGTTTGTGTATATTAAAGATTTCATTTGAAATAGGCGGACAAGTAATACATTTGTTCGGGAACGCGGGAAATGATATAACCACCGCGTTGGGTTACCGAATCGCACATCCACACCGCGGCCTAGCTCTGGTTACCGACTACGCGGCTAGGTTCCTGCATTTTTTAACAAGGATATATAATAGTAGAGAACGTGTTCTTGTTTTGTAGTTGAATCAGTCGAGTTTGTGCATATTAAATGTAGGACATCTATAACGGTGAAATTTACCTCAACACAactgtaaaatttatttttctattttcagttaattttttacttatccagtttaatttattatctttCTGTTACCAAATGAatgtataaaaagaaaatttcttcgttccaaataaaaataaagctaTATAAGGGAGTGAGGTTGGTTCAGCGTACAAAAACGAATAAGGTTAGAGTTCCGTGTTGTCAAAGGTTTTAGAACAAGCTCTCAttcttaatataaaattatactattattttatt encodes:
- the LOC106390186 gene encoding uncharacterized calcium-binding protein At1g02270 isoform X2, whose product is MKGRISKIGSYAISSSTRDCISCTTFNILAPIYKRLSRKDQSIRESDNRAYWMGRNHRILDWLLYERSSIICLQEFWVGNEELVRLYEKRLGDAGYLCYKLGRTNNRGDGLLTAVHKDYFRVVRSRDLLFNDCGDRVAQLLHVELVPPYSQYDAHQQVLIVNTHLLFPHDSTLSIVRLQQVYKILQYVESYQQEVNLSPMPIILCGDWNGSKRGHVYKFLRSQGFVSSYDTAHRYTDSESQKWVSHRNHRGNICAVDFIWLLNPNRYRKLLKTSWSEAVFGMFRYLLRRASLTAEDAFAFLKTDNAGDYITFLGFCETLRQLNLTGHCNGLTKKEIKDLWIQADIDGNGIVDYKEFQQRIWNQTWSEQRDAEDGEAKGNQEQTVGFSVKNAVLFPPEVEKGVWPENYSLSDHARLTVVFSPIRMPCSQLVS
- the LOC106390186 gene encoding uncharacterized calcium-binding protein At1g02270 isoform X1 gives rise to the protein MKGRISKIGSYAISSSTRDCISCTTFNILAPIYKRLSRKDQSIRESDNRAYWMGRNHRILDWLLYERSSIICLQEFWVGNEELVRLYEKRLGDAGYLCYKLGRTNNRGDGKPILLDSGLLTAVHKDYFRVVRSRDLLFNDCGDRVAQLLHVELVPPYSQYDAHQQVLIVNTHLLFPHDSTLSIVRLQQVYKILQYVESYQQEVNLSPMPIILCGDWNGSKRGHVYKFLRSQGFVSSYDTAHRYTDSESQKWVSHRNHRGNICAVDFIWLLNPNRYRKLLKTSWSEAVFGMFRYLLRRASLTAEDAFAFLKTDNAGDYITFLGFCETLRQLNLTGHCNGLTKKEIKDLWIQADIDGNGIVDYKEFQQRIWNQTWSEQRDAEDGEAKGNQEQTVGFSVKNAVLFPPEVEKGVWPENYSLSDHARLTVVFSPIRMPCSQLVS